The Agaribacterium sp. ZY112 genome includes the window CGCACATCACCTTTATCTGCGCCAGCAATATAGTCTTGTAAGATCACATAATTTCCGTTGTCACCACCTATATAGAATTCAAGTAATGAGCGAAAGTTTTTCTGAGCACTTTTCTCTACAACAATAACCCCTTGGCCACCAAAACCATTTAAAGGTTTCATTATCATTTTTTCTGATTCAGACTCATTTAAAACCTGTTCAAGATACTCAATACTTTTGGAAACATGAGTGGTAGGAATAAAGCGTGCGGCTTCTCCACTAAATGACGCTGGGTAAAGCTTATTATTAGCGATACGTAAACCATCTATATCATTAAAGATAAAAACATCTTCTCGTACTGAATCTAGAAAGTTCAACGCGATAGTATCCAGTGGCGGGTTAGCACGCATAACAATGACGTCAAAACCCGCAAGAGGCAGTTTGCTGCGTTTAAAATCAGCCGCCTTATAGAAGGTAGGAACATTGCTAGATATTTTGGCTTTTTTCTTTAATACATTACAGAAGGCATGAGCGCCACTGTCTCTAATAGTAAGACTATTTGGCGTTGTAATAGCCACCGTATGACCTCGCACCGCACACTCATGTATTAAACGCAGAGTGCTATCAGAGTCTGCTGAAATACGATCCCACGGATACATGATGAAACATATTTTCATTGTCGGTTTTAATCCTCGTGTATTAAGCGTTAGCTCTTGGTTTCATCATGGCCACTAACGTTCAGGCAGTAAGCTCGAAGCTCGTTCACAGAGTATCTGAGCTTTACGCTGACCTAAACACATCA containing:
- the gshB gene encoding glutathione synthase, which encodes MKICFIMYPWDRISADSDSTLRLIHECAVRGHTVAITTPNSLTIRDSGAHAFCNVLKKKAKISSNVPTFYKAADFKRSKLPLAGFDVIVMRANPPLDTIALNFLDSVREDVFIFNDIDGLRIANNKLYPASFSGEAARFIPTTHVSKSIEYLEQVLNESESEKMIMKPLNGFGGQGVIVVEKSAQKNFRSLLEFYIGGDNGNYVILQDYIAGADKGDVRILLLNGEPIGAMRRVPGEKDNRSNIHAGGREEKHSLTKEEKALCKALGPKLVRDGLFFVGLDVINGKLLEVNVLSPGGITRINKLNRVKLQKQVVDFLENVVSARELVEERKSVFRKAIEDAEAL